One Chryseobacterium geocarposphaerae DNA window includes the following coding sequences:
- a CDS encoding DMT family transporter: protein MHKLALFRLHLIVFLWGFTAILGKLIHANAQILVFYRMLFAAVVLYAFIRIYKKESIKVSKKIFFQLAAIGFAMALHWYCFFYSIKVSNVSIALSCLSLSTLFASILEPIIFKRKIDVSEVIMGLVIVACILLIFKTEFQYKEGIFYGILCAIFGTIFSVFNGKMFGKTSSGNIIFYEIFCGWFMLMVIYLFSGQFFHMDEISYRDIALICLLASVFTAFPMLESVKLMKYISPFTLILTVNLEPVYGIILAFFIFGESEHMSPIFYIASFVMILAIIINGLIKAKKQKQLN from the coding sequence ATGCATAAGTTGGCACTGTTCAGATTGCATTTAATTGTTTTTTTATGGGGATTTACGGCAATTTTGGGAAAACTTATTCATGCAAATGCACAGATTCTGGTTTTTTACAGAATGCTGTTCGCAGCTGTTGTTCTGTATGCCTTTATCAGGATTTATAAGAAAGAAAGTATAAAGGTTTCTAAGAAAATATTTTTTCAGCTGGCTGCAATTGGTTTTGCGATGGCGCTTCATTGGTATTGTTTTTTTTATTCGATTAAAGTGTCGAATGTTTCAATAGCTTTGAGCTGCCTTTCACTGTCGACATTATTTGCTTCCATTTTGGAGCCGATTATTTTTAAAAGAAAGATAGATGTTTCGGAAGTGATAATGGGATTGGTAATTGTGGCCTGTATATTATTAATATTTAAAACCGAATTCCAATATAAAGAAGGGATTTTTTACGGAATATTATGTGCCATATTCGGAACGATATTTTCGGTTTTTAATGGAAAAATGTTTGGGAAAACGAGTTCAGGAAATATCATTTTTTATGAAATTTTTTGCGGATGGTTTATGCTGATGGTGATTTATTTGTTCTCGGGGCAATTTTTTCACATGGATGAAATAAGTTACAGAGATATTGCGTTAATATGTTTGTTGGCGAGTGTTTTTACTGCTTTTCCCATGCTAGAATCTGTAAAACTGATGAAGTATATTTCACCTTTTACTTTAATTTTAACAGTTAATTTAGAACCGGTCTACGGAATTATATTAGCTTTTTTTATCTTTGGAGAATCGGAGCATATGAGTCCTATTTTTTATATCGCTTCATTTGTAATGATATTGGCAATTATTATTAATGGTTTAATAAAAGCAAAAAAACAAAAACAACTTAATTAA
- a CDS encoding putative type IX sorting system protein PorV2 — translation MMKKYLLILFSFAFGLSQSQIIRKYSNEFLNIGAGARGLAMGGAVISNQDDVYSPMWNPAGLLSIQRDWQGAAMHAEYFESIAKYDYLAYAKVLEEGVFGVSVVRLGVDNILNTTQMIDSEGNIDYDKITKFSQSDYAALLSYAFHPAGNPKLDVGVNAKIVYRNVGKFANGYGFGFDVGAIYKADNGWKFGGMLRDATTTVNFWSINQKELSTVVNGEEFNPAPTDKMELTMPKLNVGASKLFEINSSVYVLPEAGINVDFAKTAALISSDIASITPYAGAELGYQKMIFVRLGVNRFQSITDIEDLKRKVSFQPSAGIGIRYRGLTLDYAISNSGIGGSNFYSNFFSLKLDMGEFRND, via the coding sequence ATGATGAAAAAATACCTTTTAATACTATTTTCCTTCGCTTTTGGACTTTCCCAGTCTCAGATTATCAGAAAATATTCCAACGAATTTTTAAATATTGGAGCAGGAGCGAGAGGATTGGCAATGGGAGGAGCGGTAATCTCCAATCAGGATGATGTATATTCCCCGATGTGGAACCCGGCAGGTCTTTTATCTATTCAAAGAGACTGGCAGGGAGCTGCCATGCACGCAGAATATTTTGAATCTATTGCCAAATATGACTACTTAGCCTACGCAAAAGTATTAGAAGAAGGTGTTTTTGGAGTTTCTGTTGTAAGATTAGGGGTTGATAATATCTTGAATACTACTCAGATGATCGATTCCGAAGGGAATATTGATTACGATAAAATTACCAAATTCTCTCAGTCTGATTATGCAGCATTGCTTTCCTATGCTTTTCATCCGGCTGGAAATCCAAAGTTAGATGTAGGGGTGAATGCTAAAATCGTTTATCGTAATGTTGGAAAATTTGCTAATGGCTATGGTTTCGGTTTTGATGTTGGAGCCATTTATAAGGCAGATAATGGATGGAAGTTTGGAGGAATGCTCCGTGATGCAACCACAACGGTTAACTTCTGGAGCATCAATCAAAAAGAATTATCAACCGTTGTGAACGGTGAAGAATTCAACCCGGCTCCTACTGATAAAATGGAGCTTACCATGCCTAAATTGAATGTAGGAGCGAGCAAATTATTTGAAATTAATAGTAGTGTTTACGTTTTGCCTGAAGCAGGTATTAATGTCGACTTTGCGAAAACAGCAGCTCTTATTTCTTCTGATATTGCAAGTATTACTCCTTATGCAGGAGCTGAGTTAGGATACCAGAAAATGATCTTTGTAAGACTAGGTGTAAATAGATTTCAATCCATTACAGATATCGAAGACTTGAAAAGAAAAGTTTCCTTTCAGCCAAGTGCGGGGATAGGCATCAGATACAGAGGTCTTACACTGGATTATGCCATCAGTAATTCAGGAATTGGAGGATCCAATTTCTACTCCAATTTCTTCTCGTTGAAATTGGATATGGGAGAATTTAGAAATGATTAA
- a CDS encoding T9SS type A sorting domain-containing protein has translation MKKNYFLAKLFAAIITFTLTNLFSAQTYCNPSYSSGCTNWRITQVTIPSASFDNTFASGTCTSGRDRTSVTVNLSTGTSYGINITTVGWIACGMAIDFNKDGDFDDAGETLFLPGYIASDTQTYSGNFTIPTSVASGNYRMRVWNRLANSANGTPADSPCGAYNYGTWTDYTANIGTLATSEVTKISSKIYPNPVSDLLTIEGKNIIESVEIYDMNGKLLKTVSAKSETVSVKLSDLAPGTYFAKVNDHKADQKIKFIKK, from the coding sequence ATGAAAAAAAACTATTTTTTAGCAAAACTATTTGCTGCAATTATTACGTTTACACTAACCAATCTTTTTAGCGCACAAACCTATTGTAACCCTAGCTATTCCAGTGGATGCACAAACTGGAGAATTACTCAGGTAACCATTCCTTCTGCCAGTTTCGATAATACGTTTGCCTCTGGAACCTGTACATCTGGAAGAGACCGTACTTCTGTAACGGTAAACCTGAGTACAGGAACTTCTTATGGCATTAATATAACTACTGTGGGATGGATTGCTTGTGGAATGGCTATAGACTTCAATAAAGACGGAGATTTTGATGATGCCGGAGAAACATTATTTTTACCTGGTTATATTGCCAGTGATACACAAACTTATTCAGGAAACTTTACCATTCCAACCTCTGTGGCTTCAGGGAATTACAGAATGAGGGTATGGAACCGTTTAGCCAATTCAGCAAATGGTACCCCTGCAGATTCTCCTTGTGGAGCCTATAACTATGGAACCTGGACAGATTACACGGCAAATATAGGAACATTAGCTACTTCTGAAGTAACAAAAATTTCTTCAAAAATCTATCCCAATCCTGTCTCTGATCTCTTAACTATAGAAGGTAAAAATATAATTGAGTCAGTTGAAATCTATGACATGAATGGAAAACTTCTTAAAACTGTTTCTGCAAAAAGTGAAACTGTTTCAGTTAAGCTTTCTGATCTTGCTCCAGGAACCTATTTTGCAAAAGTGAATGATCATAAAGCCGATCAAAAAATCAAGTTTATTAAAAAATAA
- a CDS encoding acyl-CoA carboxylase subunit beta, protein MDLEFNKREDQNRLKLSEINRLLAEIKKGGGEKRLQKLRDEGKMTARERIEYLLDKNSDSIEIGAFAGFEMYEEHGGCPSGGVVVVIGYVSGRQCIVVANDASVKAGAWFPITGKKNLRAQEIAMENKLPIIYLVDSAGVYLPMQDEIFPDKEHFGRIFRNNAKMSSMGIIQISAVMGSCVAGGAYLPIMSDEAMIVDKTGSIFLAGSYLVKAAIGESIDNETLGGATTHCSISGVTDYKAKDDKDALDRIKNIMKSIGSNEKAGFDRIESFPPKENPDNIFGIMPVSRAEQYDTYEIIKCIVDNSEYEEYKADYGKSIVCATARIDGWSVGIVANQRKLVKSGKGEMQFGGVIYSDSADKATRFIANCNQRKIPLVFLQDVTGFMVGSKSEHGGIIKDGAKMVNAVSNSVVPKFTIITGNSYGAGNYAMCGKAYDPRLIVAWPWADLAVMGGAQAAKVLAQIQESTLKKQGKEISEEEHNEILDTISKRYQKQTEATYAAARLWTDAIINPTDTRKWISMGIEAANNAPITEKFNLGVIQV, encoded by the coding sequence ATGGACCTTGAATTCAACAAAAGAGAAGATCAAAACAGATTAAAATTATCAGAAATCAATCGTTTACTTGCCGAAATAAAAAAAGGAGGCGGTGAAAAAAGACTTCAAAAACTTCGTGACGAAGGAAAAATGACCGCAAGAGAAAGAATTGAATATCTTCTTGATAAAAATTCAGATTCAATAGAAATTGGAGCATTTGCAGGATTCGAAATGTATGAAGAGCATGGAGGATGTCCTAGTGGTGGTGTTGTCGTGGTAATAGGATATGTTTCCGGAAGACAGTGTATTGTTGTTGCTAATGATGCCTCTGTAAAAGCCGGAGCCTGGTTTCCGATCACAGGAAAGAAAAACCTTAGAGCACAGGAAATCGCCATGGAAAACAAGCTGCCAATCATTTATTTAGTGGATTCTGCTGGTGTATATTTACCGATGCAGGATGAAATCTTCCCTGATAAAGAACATTTTGGAAGAATTTTCAGAAACAACGCCAAAATGAGTTCTATGGGAATTATCCAGATCTCTGCAGTGATGGGAAGCTGTGTTGCAGGTGGTGCATATTTACCAATCATGAGTGATGAAGCCATGATTGTAGATAAAACAGGATCCATCTTCCTCGCAGGAAGTTATCTTGTAAAAGCTGCAATTGGTGAAAGTATTGACAATGAAACTTTAGGTGGAGCAACTACACACTGCTCTATTTCCGGGGTTACTGATTATAAGGCAAAAGATGATAAAGATGCTTTGGATAGAATCAAAAATATTATGAAGTCTATCGGAAGTAATGAAAAAGCAGGCTTTGATAGAATTGAAAGCTTTCCGCCAAAAGAAAATCCAGATAATATTTTCGGGATTATGCCTGTTTCCAGGGCTGAGCAATATGATACTTACGAAATCATTAAATGCATAGTAGACAACTCCGAATATGAAGAATACAAGGCTGATTATGGAAAAAGTATTGTTTGTGCTACTGCAAGAATTGACGGTTGGTCTGTAGGTATTGTTGCTAATCAGAGAAAGCTGGTTAAAAGCGGTAAGGGAGAAATGCAGTTCGGAGGAGTAATCTACTCTGATTCTGCCGATAAAGCAACAAGATTCATTGCAAACTGTAACCAAAGAAAAATTCCTTTAGTATTCTTACAGGATGTTACCGGCTTCATGGTAGGTTCTAAGTCTGAACACGGAGGTATCATTAAAGACGGAGCAAAAATGGTAAATGCTGTTTCCAACTCGGTTGTTCCTAAGTTTACTATTATTACAGGGAACTCTTATGGAGCAGGAAATTATGCAATGTGCGGTAAAGCTTATGATCCGAGATTAATCGTAGCTTGGCCATGGGCAGATCTAGCGGTAATGGGTGGAGCTCAAGCCGCAAAAGTTTTAGCGCAAATCCAAGAATCAACCTTAAAAAAGCAAGGAAAAGAAATTTCTGAAGAAGAGCATAACGAAATTTTGGATACTATCTCAAAAAGATATCAGAAACAAACTGAAGCAACTTATGCTGCAGCCAGACTTTGGACGGATGCCATTATTAACCCAACAGATACTAGAAAATGGATTTCTATGGGAATTGAAGCCGCTAACAATGCTCCTATTACTGAAAAATTTAATTTGGGAGTTATTCAGGTATAA